Part of the Triticum urartu cultivar G1812 chromosome 2, Tu2.1, whole genome shotgun sequence genome, ATGTCACAGACTGCTCGAACGCAGCACGCACAATGCTTATGAATCTAAAGGCACTTGACTGGGACAAGCCTACACTTGAGGCATTAGGCATTCCTGCCGGCATCTTGCCAAAGATTATCAGTAACTCGGAGAAAATTGGCGTGGTTGCCAGTGGGTTCCCTTTGGCTGGTGTTTCCATCTCAGGCTGTTTAGGAGATCAGCATGCTGCGATGCTTGGGCAGCTATGCCAGAAAGGTGAAGCAAAAAGCACCTACGGAACTGGTGCCTTCATCCTTCTCAACACAGGGGAGGAGGTCACACAGTCTACCCACGGTCTTCTTAGCACTATTGCTTACAAGCTTGGCCCAGATGCACCCACTAATTATGCTTTAGAAGGCTCAATTGCAATTGCTGGTGCAGCAGTTCAGTGGTTGAGGGACAGCCTTGGAATCATTTCCTCAGCATCAGAAATTGAAGGATTGGCTGAAAGTGTGCAAGATTCAGGTGGGATTTACTTTGTGCCAGCTTTCAATGGATTGTTCGCGCCATGGTGGAGGGATGACGCGAGGGGGATCTGTATCGGAATCACGAGGTTCACAAACAAGGGGCACATTGCTCAAGCAGTGCTCGAGAGTATGTGCTTTCAGGTGAATGATGTTCTCAGCTCCATGCATAAGGATGCTGGGGAGGCAGGAGAAGTCAAGAGTGCAGAAGGGGAATTCTTGCTGCGTGTCGATGGTGGTGCTACTGTTAACAACCTTCTCATGCAGATCCAGGTAAAGAAATTGTGTCTACTTCCCTTCAACAGTTCCTTTTCTTCTATATAAAGAAAAACTGTAGTGGAATACATCTGTTAGTGGTTCATCATATTGCTGGATAAAcagatactccctctgtcccataatatggAGTAGTTACATGTTCTAGAAAAAGAATGATGGTTACACAATGTGGATTAATCTTTCTGAAAAAAAAACTCCCAATTACACCTGAAATGCAGGAAAACCAAGCTTACCTGCCGAATAGTTTTACTTATTTCTGTATAATACTTTAGCACACAGACTGTTTTGTTGCTGAGCTGGTGTTTGAGGTACATTTTCTTGCAAGTGTAAGAACTCACCTGCAGGCCGATTTGCACAATGTGAATTTAtctttctttaaaaaaattcCAATTACATCTGAAATGCAGGAAACCCAAGCTTGTGTACTGAATAGTTTTACTTAATTTCGTATAATACTTTACCACACAGCCTGTTTTGCTGCTGAGCTGGTTTTTGTGGTAGTATTTTTTTGCAAGTGTAAGAACTCATCAAGTTCCATCAGATGACTGACGATTGTATGCACACACCTGCAGGCCGATTTGCTGGGCAGCCCTGTTGTCAGACCAGCCGACACCGAGACGACAGCCCTTGGAGCCGCATACGC contains:
- the LOC125540077 gene encoding glycerol kinase isoform X2 translates to MAGKGKEEEVYVASIDQGTTSTRFIIYDRHASPVASHQLEFKQHYPEAGWVEHDPMEIMESVKVCMAKTLEKAAASGLNVDAGLKAIGITNQRETTVVWSKSTGLPLYNAIVWMDVRTSSICRRLESELSGGRTHFVETCGLPISTYFSALKLLWLMENVDAVKDAVRAGDALFGTIDTWLIWNLTGGIGGKDRDGKELVGQHVTDCSNAARTMLMNLKALDWDKPTLEALGIPAGILPKIISNSEKIGVVASGFPLAGVSISGCLGDQHAAMLGQLCQKGEAKSTYGTGAFILLNTGEEVTQSTHGLLSTIAYKLGPDAPTNYALEGSIAIAGAAVQWLRDSLGIISSASEIEGLAESVQDSGGIYFVPAFNGLFAPWWRDDARGICIGITRFTNKGHIAQAVLESMCFQVNDVLSSMHKDAGEAGEVKSAEGEFLLRVDGGATVNNLLMQIQADLHNVNLSFFKKIPITSEMQETQACVLNSFT
- the LOC125540077 gene encoding glycerol kinase isoform X1, which codes for MAGKGKEEEVYVASIDQGTTSTRFIIYDRHASPVASHQLEFKQHYPEAGWVEHDPMEIMESVKVCMAKTLEKAAASGLNVDAGLKAIGITNQRETTVVWSKSTGLPLYNAIVWMDVRTSSICRRLESELSGGRTHFVETCGLPISTYFSALKLLWLMENVDAVKDAVRAGDALFGTIDTWLIWNLTGGIGGKDRDGKELVGQHVTDCSNAARTMLMNLKALDWDKPTLEALGIPAGILPKIISNSEKIGVVASGFPLAGVSISGCLGDQHAAMLGQLCQKGEAKSTYGTGAFILLNTGEEVTQSTHGLLSTIAYKLGPDAPTNYALEGSIAIAGAAVQWLRDSLGIISSASEIEGLAESVQDSGGIYFVPAFNGLFAPWWRDDARGICIGITRFTNKGHIAQAVLESMCFQVNDVLSSMHKDAGEAGEVKSAEGEFLLRVDGGATVNNLLMQIQADLLGSPVVRPADTETTALGAAYAAGLAAGVWTKEEIFAGLHKENTTVFRPKLDDAHRKKRGESWNKAVSRSFDLADLSL